CTGCGCATCTGCAGGCGGCAGTTGCTTGATCATGTTGTGAATTTCTTCCTGATCTTCCTGCATTTGTTGCTGACGAGATTGTTCGTCGGGAATACTCTCCAACTTCGATTGAGTCGCAACATGCCCCAAAGCTTCAGCCATGCGACGTTCCACCATTTTTTTTACCACGACACGACGGGAAACCACGGTCAGGTAGGTCGCCAGTGAACTGTTCCCGCGAAAGTTGCTCAGCACCCGATAGTCGTTTGCCAACAGAACCAGAAAGACTTCAGAAAGGAGGTCATCTACGTCGCTGTCAGTGACCCGAACACTGCGGGCGTGGGCAGTGTGATGAATCACATGCGTAAACAGACCAATGAACCGGTCTACGAAATCCTTCCATGCACCCGGCTCTTCCGCCAGACAGCGTTTGAGCAAATTCTTATCGATGTCAGTGAGTGCCACAAGTCGCCTCAATTCAGTTAAATTGCTACCATCTGGCAGCGAGCGGGTTAAGCCTGCACTTTATTATACGCGGGAACCGAGCATTCGTGTTGCAAAAAAACAACTGAATTTTAGACGCATGAATTCAGTCTAATTGTTCAATAAATCTCGTCATTTTGCCCGAGAACTTTACAATGATCTACGATTTATGGCAATATGACCCCAAAACATAAACATATAAACACATTCCTGCATCCAGGCGAGTACTGAATGCCTGTTAAACTAGACGTTTGAGGCGGAGGGATCTAACTGCCTGACTTTTACCGACCTCAAATCACAAACCCTGATTTGCAACAAATCGAAGTCGGTTCCTGAAATCTCTTCCATTTCACTCTGCTTATCATCCGGACAATCCAGGACAAAAACTCAAAAGTTGTCGCTTACTGGTGTTAGAGATAGACTGAATTGCATGAAAAGGACCCTGCTTATACAGTGACACATGGAACAGCAGGCAGGCTCAGGAAGAAAATAATCAGTTTCAATGGTTTATGAAGAGTTGAGGCGGATTGCTGTATCAGAACATAAGCATTAACGAAACGAGAAGATAGATGTATCGGAGTCAATTAAGCAAGATAGGCTGGACGTTGTTGGCAGGAGTGCTTCTTTCTAGTTATCCCGCTTCATTGAAGGCCGTCTCCGATCGTCCCCCCAATATCGTCTTTCTCTTGATTGATGATCAAGGCTACTACGATCTGGGTTGTTATGGAGCGACCGAGGTGAAGACACCACGGATCGATGCAATGGCGAAGGAAGGAACGCGCTTTACAGACTACTATGCGGCGGCTCCCATTTGTAGTCCGTCACGCGCAGGATTGTTGACCGGCTGTTACCCGCGTCGGGTTGGCAACGAAATCTGGGTGCATCGAGCAGATTCACGCTCCGGTATCCACCCTAACGAATTGACGCTTGCTGAACTGTTTAAGAATAACGGCTACGCTACCGCCTGCATTGGTAAGTGGCACCTCGGTTTTCATGAATCGTTCCTGCCACGCAATCAGGGGTTTGACCACTACTTCGGATTGCTCCACAATCTGGACCCGGTTGAGATCGTCTATTTCAAGGACAAAGGAGGGGTGCCTCTGATCCGCAACGGCAAGGTTGTCAAACGTCCGGCCGATCCGGCGGAACTGACAAAGCTCTATACCGATGAAGCGATTCGCTTTATCGAACAGAACAAAAAGACTCCGTTCTTTCTCTATCTCCCACATACAATGCTCCACAATCCACTCGGAGTGAGCAAAAAATTCAAGGGCAGCTCAAACTGGGGAGAATATGGCGATGCCATTCAGGAACTCGACCACAATGTCGGCCGAATTTTTGACTCGCTGAAACAGACAGGCATCGATGACAACACGATCGTGATTTACGCCTCTGACAACGGCCGCGGGCCGGGACGCACACCCGAACAAAAAATTCGCGGGCGTAAACTTTCGACTTATGAAGGCGGGATTCGCGTGCCGGCAATCGCCTGGGGACCCGGACTGGGGTTACAGGCGAATGCAAAATCTTCCGAAGTCGTCCGCGCGATGGACTGGTATCCAACGCTTGCAACATTTGCGGGAATTCTCATCCCCAAAGATCGTGTCATAGATGGACGCGATATCAGCCCCTTGTTGAAAGGTAAGACTAGGATCGTTCCCCCTCCGGGAATGAAAAAATCACTTAACGCCTCGGTCCCGCTTCGGCGTCGTTGGAATCCGCCCCTCGAATGGGCGTCCCTGATCCGCCGCAACGAATATAACGACGCATTTTTTTATCACGGCAGCCAGGGGACACTGGCTGCTGTGCGCTGGCATCAATGGAAACTCTATTTGAATCCGAGTCTTGAGCTGTATGATCTGGAAAAAGACCCGGGAGAATCCAAGTTAGTCCGCAATCGTGAGATCACTCGCAAACTACGAGGTATGGCAGTTCTATTCCAGGAGGAAATGCGGCTTGACGCTCGTCCGGCGGGAGAGGCGCCACCGCAAACTAACGCCGAAAGCCGAACTAAAATTTCGCAGACAACGCTCAACAGTCTGAATGTGAAACGGGGTGTGACGTATGCACGCTATGGTGATCGCACATTGGAAATGGATGTGTATCGGCCCAAAAAAGCCTGGGGTAAGTTACCCGCCGTTGTGTGTATTCACGGTGGAGGTTGGGCGAAGGGTAATCGAGTCAATCACGAAAAGGTTGCGCAAGCGATCGCCGCGCGCGGATATGTTGCCGCCACGATTTCGTATCGGTTAAGTGGTGAAGCACCTTTTCCGGCCGCAATTCACGACTGCAAGGCGGCAGTCCGTTTTCTGCGGGCGAATGCTAAAGAGTATGGCATCGACACCGCGAACATCGGAGCGATCGGGCTTTCCGCTGGTGGCCATTTAACGGCGTTGCTCGCAACGTCGGCTGGGGTAGATGAGCTTGAGGGGGAAGGGGGAAACCCGAACTTCAGCAGTACAATTCAGGCAGCCGTGCCGATGGGTGCCCAGACGGATCTACAGTCCCAGCGAACGCGAGAAATTTCGAAAGCAAAAGATCGTGGCAAGATTTGGAGGCAGTTTCTCAACGGAGCACAAGAGGATAAACCGGAGACTTATCGTCTCGCCTCACCTCTGCACCACCTCGATCAAGGCGACCCGCCCTGCTTGTTCATTTCGGGCGAACGAGACGACCCCAGCACACATGCAGACACATTTCGACAACAAATGGATCAGTTAGGTATCCGTTCCGATCTCACTATCATTAAAGACGCCCCTCATCCGTTTCTTGGTAAACAAATCTGGTTTGATAAGATGCTTGATGTGTCTGATGACTTCTTCACCAGACATCTGAAGAATCAGAATCCGGCCCCTTCGGCCAAGCGTTAGATGACCACACAATATCGACTACTGAGACACACGCAAAGACATTCTTCTCTGATCAATGACCATTTGATTTGTTGCGTAAATGGCAGGTCGCAATCACAGGCAAGCCACATCTGCTTCACATCACAAAAATCTTTTAATTCGTTGCAGTAACGGTAAAAGACAAGACTTAGTGGTTGAGTCTATCAGTAAAAACTCCTGCATCGTTGTCTTGTGAATCATGTCCCAAGAGATCACGGGAATTCCATAATTTGTGAAAATTTAAAAGTAATTATTGACAACGACTACAAATGTAGTCACAATGACTACATTGTTAGTTTAAAGGAAAGTGCATGTCAGAATCAGATCACAAGTCGAGTCCCGTTCCACTCTCGAAGGGACAGCGAGAAATCATGGAAATCGTGTGGGATAAAAGCGAAGTTTCTGTCTTTGAGATCCGTCAAATATTAAGTGAAGTGCGTGATGTGGCGCGGAATACCGTGCGGACAATGGTAGAACGCATGGAGGACAAAGGCTGGTTGACGCATCGGGTCATCGGCCGTACCTATTTTTATTCCGCTCTCGTACCGCGCGAAGTCAGTTTGGGTGCGCGTGTGGTCGAGATGGTTGATAAAGCCTGCGGCGGTCACCCCGAACGATTGATGACTGCGTTGATGGATTATCGCGGTTTGACCAAAGAAGAAGTGCAGCGTATTCGCGAAATATTGGATCAGTCACAAGACAAGAAAACTACCAAACGAAGGACACAGACATGACTGACCTGTGGAACGAAATCGTTGGAGTTGACACATTGGTGCTTCTGATCAATGTGCTTGTGCAGAGTACGGTGTTGGTGATTCTGGCATTACTCGCTGCTCGTTTATTGCGACAAAGGGCCTCGGTTCAGCATTGCCTACTGATATCTGCACTCCTGGGTTTGATCATGATCCCTGTATTGACCGTTGTGTTCGCAAATCAAGGGATCGGAGTGATCTCAGTCCCATTCGCATCGAAACCAGCAACGAGCATGCCCCCCAATGCAAACAGGCAACCAGTTGAACTACCCAAAGTCACCGCAGTTCCATCCCTTCAAAAAGTAGTTGCTGTGAATGAAGTCAACAACGAAGGAAATATCGAATCCAGTTCCACTAAAACCCCTGGCATGACTGCCCTAGCAGATCCCCTTAACCTTGACAGTAAGAATCAGGCCTGGACTCACCACAGTCTGACCCATTTCGTAGCGAACGTATTTATTTTGATCTGGTTCATGGGTTTGTGTCTTACTTTATTTGGAATCATTCGAAGTGTCTGGAAGATACGACGTATCATCCGCCTTGCATGTCCCTTATTACTGGAAGACCAGAGCAACATTGTGGCACAGGTGTGTCGAGTCCTGAATATTAAGTCGATGCCCCCCATCGTTTGCTCTCCTGATGTCGCGGGGCCGATGATGACTGGAATCGTTCGACCGCAAATTATTCTGCCTACAAGAATCGTTGCGATTCTGAGTGAAAATGAATTGCGAAACATTTTGCTTCATGAAATGGCACATTTACTGCGCAAAGATCAATTCGTAGTTTTACTTCAGGAACTGGTCGCCGCGTTGTACTGGCTGAACCCACTTGTGCGGATACTTAACCGCCAATTAGCCCGTGCGAGAGAAGAGATCTGCGACAATTATGTTCTGTCCACTGTCGATCCTGTTGAATATTCAAAAACTCTGTTTCGCCTGGGACAAATGTTGCCTCGGCCCCGTTTATTGTCTACCTCGGTGGGCATTTTCAATACTGATTGGAAGCTGGAAGACCGCATTACCGATCTTCTTGATGAGAGGAGAATCACCATGATTCGCATGCAACCGAACTACGCTGCCGCCATCGTTGTTTCAGTATTTGTGCTCTCGATTGTCATTGCCGGCAGCAGCATCGGCTTGGCTCAAGGTAGCACAGACCCCATCGCAACAGAGAAGAAGGAATCAAATGAACGCAAAGTAACGAGTTCTGTTCAACGCGCGATCAAGTTGCTAAGCGAGCATCCAGCGACACCGACGGTCCAACAGGAACAGCTTTCCTTGTTTGCGATCGATGTCGCTACCGGCAAAGTAACGTTGGTGGCGAACGAACCGCACGGAAACTTAACCTATATCGGCTCGCCCTGCTGGTCCGCTCAAGGCCGGCAGATTTTGTTTGATGCAACACCTGGCAAAGACTGGCTCAAAACTCGGTTAATAAAGATTGACATCACCAAGTCATCCACAGAGACCTCGGATCTCGGCGCGGGTAGCTGCCCTGTCTTCTCACCCGATGGCAAACAGATTGCATTCCTTTTGAACAGTAATAAAGTAACGGGAGCCAAAGCAGGCATATGGCTGATGGACAGCGACGGTACTAACCGCCGCAGGCTGGGCGGTTATGGGGTTCCTAAATGGTCGCCCGACGGCCGCCAACTGTTAATTACCAGTTTCTCAAGCCCGGCGCGGGTGACGTTGCTGGATGTTGAAACCGGTAAACAAAGTTTAATTCAAATTGCCAATCACAAGATTTTCTCAATTCCGAATTGGGCAGGCGACGGGCAGACAATTGTGGCTTTGTTGTCTACGAAAAATGGTCATGGCATCGCGTTGATCGATGTCTCTCAACCAGAACAGGCCAAAGTCAAACAAATTCTCTGGCGGATTGGTGATCGACTCGATCTAAAGGTTGCTTATCCCATTTTTTCACCAACTACGGACCGTTGCGTCTTTGTGGGAAAAACCAAAGCGGGAATGGCACTCTACTCGGTTCAACCTGGATCGTTTGATCCACCCCAGCGATTGGAGTCTGACAATCTTGGTCTCGATAAAAAAATTGCCAGCCTCACCTTTTCGCCTGACGGCCGTTATGTATTGTTTTGCAGCGATCGAAATGCTCAGGCAGCCCCAAAAGTTCCGATCAAGTTAAACAATAAAAATCAACCGGACAACATCTCCAAAATAGAGCTTCCACAAGAAGTCCTCACTTTGGACTTCAGCGCAAGCACACAAACAGTAGACATTATTCGCAATCGTGGCAAAGATGCTGTAGAACAAAAATGAATATATTCGCAGCAGAGTTGTACCTAAGAATCAAACCATCAAGATCGATGGTTAACCCAATTCAGTACGCTTGATGTCAGCGTGTATTTTTTGGGCAAATCGCGGCTTTTTTCTTCGAGGCCAAATCGTTCTGTTTGTGGAAGCAGCGCTGCGGCAAGCAGCGCTTCACTTAATACCCGGTCGGACTCTTCTTTCGACATGACGAGGGTCAGATCATCCGGACTCAGTGCCTTCCGACGAAATAAATGATAAATGGCCAAGCGGCGGATTTGTTCGTCACCATCACTGAGCGCGCCTCTCAACACATCCGTGGCGCCTCCGATTTCGATAGCGACCTTATCATCACCGTGTCTCGTGTCCGGACCGTTTCCGAAGGCAACCACGCTCAAAGCAATGCGGCGAACAGAAACCGATTCGTCCGACGTCAGCTTCAATAATTCCGGAATGAGCCGGTCATCGAGTCCGCGACTCAACCAATTGCCTAAGGTCGTCACAATGGCAGACCGTTCCACTGCTGAAGCATCCGCGTTCAGTAATGATAACAGGTACTGTAAATGCTCCCGCGTTACTGGATGGAAACCGTTCATCAGCCGAATCAGCTTGGCCTTCAGTAATGGATATTCTTCACTGGCCATGGTTGTGCGAAGAACTTCTTCCTGAAGTGTGAGATCAGCACCGAACTGCTCCATTGCTTCGATCACAGCCCAGCGTCTTTCTTTTTCAAGATCCTGATAATTAGAAAAGAACCACTCCTGGTAATTGTTTGACTTTGCAAAATTGAAACGGGCTCCAATAGAGGGGCCGAGATTGTTCGACATACAGTCGGTTGCTTGGATATCATAAACACGTGGGTCGTGTTCATCGAGCAGACCGCGTCCGATCAGTGCCAGACGAGCCCAAGTGCGATCGGCGGACGGAATGTGATTAAACAATTTCCAGAGTTGTTCGTCCGTGCCTTGTTTGCAGACAATTTCACGATACGTTTCCTGGTTCTTGCCAAAGCCTGACTCAAAGCGACCCGACACTAGCCGGTCGCACATGTCCCCGCATTGTTGTTCTGAGAGTGAACATTCCTTGAGAACGTTGGCCAGGCCTGTGTCCCCGTTGTGCAAGCGGTCAATCAGAGAATTGATGATCATATCCGACAAAGGCGTCGCATGCTGCACCAAACTCTGTGCCGCTGTGCTGACAAATCGGTCGTCGCTGTCGAGCAGTTTCAGAACTTCGTCCCAAACCAGATCAAGATACGGTTTGAACGGCTCGAATTCATCGAGGACGTCCTGTGGTAGCTTATCACGTTTGACATCCAACCAGGCGTGCAGCCTGCGAACGGCTGCCAACACATTATCACGGTCAAAGGCATTTGGCTGAACATTGTAGATTGATGGATCTAACCGCTTTCGTTTCCGAAGTGACATTTCACGCTGTCTGCGTGCCTTCAGAGCCGCCGATTTTTTTCTTGAGACCTTTTCGAGACGTAAAAGCAGATCTCCCCAGGGAAATGCTTCGTCCGGGTGATAGAGCTGTTGAGAGTACCCTACTAAATCATCGGCATCGAATTGAGCAGGCTTCGGATACACACCATCATCCGACAATAGTATATCGTTTTGTAACGCTTGTTCGGCCACTTGCATTGCCAGGGCTCGCTGAGATTCATCCTTCGGCCGTTCATACTTTCGTAAAGCACAATACGCGGCTGTAGCGATAAGTAATGGTACCGGGGTGTTCAATTCGACAGAGCCATTTTTGAGCAGGTCTGACAGGAGGTCGAAATACTGTTCCGCAACTGAGCCGCCATTCAAATAGCTGCACGCGATGAGCGCCGAACAGCGAACCGTATCAGGCTGTGATTCATCTGTAGAAATTGTCAATAGTCTG
The Gimesia aquarii DNA segment above includes these coding regions:
- a CDS encoding RNA polymerase sigma factor, with product MALTDIDKNLLKRCLAEEPGAWKDFVDRFIGLFTHVIHHTAHARSVRVTDSDVDDLLSEVFLVLLANDYRVLSNFRGNSSLATYLTVVSRRVVVKKMVERRMAEALGHVATQSKLESIPDEQSRQQQMQEDQEEIHNMIKQLPPADAQVVEQYHLQGKSYRQISTDLDIPENSIGPTLSRARSQMRETKPKTRTL
- a CDS encoding sulfatase-like hydrolase/transferase yields the protein MYRSQLSKIGWTLLAGVLLSSYPASLKAVSDRPPNIVFLLIDDQGYYDLGCYGATEVKTPRIDAMAKEGTRFTDYYAAAPICSPSRAGLLTGCYPRRVGNEIWVHRADSRSGIHPNELTLAELFKNNGYATACIGKWHLGFHESFLPRNQGFDHYFGLLHNLDPVEIVYFKDKGGVPLIRNGKVVKRPADPAELTKLYTDEAIRFIEQNKKTPFFLYLPHTMLHNPLGVSKKFKGSSNWGEYGDAIQELDHNVGRIFDSLKQTGIDDNTIVIYASDNGRGPGRTPEQKIRGRKLSTYEGGIRVPAIAWGPGLGLQANAKSSEVVRAMDWYPTLATFAGILIPKDRVIDGRDISPLLKGKTRIVPPPGMKKSLNASVPLRRRWNPPLEWASLIRRNEYNDAFFYHGSQGTLAAVRWHQWKLYLNPSLELYDLEKDPGESKLVRNREITRKLRGMAVLFQEEMRLDARPAGEAPPQTNAESRTKISQTTLNSLNVKRGVTYARYGDRTLEMDVYRPKKAWGKLPAVVCIHGGGWAKGNRVNHEKVAQAIAARGYVAATISYRLSGEAPFPAAIHDCKAAVRFLRANAKEYGIDTANIGAIGLSAGGHLTALLATSAGVDELEGEGGNPNFSSTIQAAVPMGAQTDLQSQRTREISKAKDRGKIWRQFLNGAQEDKPETYRLASPLHHLDQGDPPCLFISGERDDPSTHADTFRQQMDQLGIRSDLTIIKDAPHPFLGKQIWFDKMLDVSDDFFTRHLKNQNPAPSAKR
- a CDS encoding BlaI/MecI/CopY family transcriptional regulator, which translates into the protein MSESDHKSSPVPLSKGQREIMEIVWDKSEVSVFEIRQILSEVRDVARNTVRTMVERMEDKGWLTHRVIGRTYFYSALVPREVSLGARVVEMVDKACGGHPERLMTALMDYRGLTKEEVQRIREILDQSQDKKTTKRRTQT
- a CDS encoding M56 family metallopeptidase, producing MTDLWNEIVGVDTLVLLINVLVQSTVLVILALLAARLLRQRASVQHCLLISALLGLIMIPVLTVVFANQGIGVISVPFASKPATSMPPNANRQPVELPKVTAVPSLQKVVAVNEVNNEGNIESSSTKTPGMTALADPLNLDSKNQAWTHHSLTHFVANVFILIWFMGLCLTLFGIIRSVWKIRRIIRLACPLLLEDQSNIVAQVCRVLNIKSMPPIVCSPDVAGPMMTGIVRPQIILPTRIVAILSENELRNILLHEMAHLLRKDQFVVLLQELVAALYWLNPLVRILNRQLARAREEICDNYVLSTVDPVEYSKTLFRLGQMLPRPRLLSTSVGIFNTDWKLEDRITDLLDERRITMIRMQPNYAAAIVVSVFVLSIVIAGSSIGLAQGSTDPIATEKKESNERKVTSSVQRAIKLLSEHPATPTVQQEQLSLFAIDVATGKVTLVANEPHGNLTYIGSPCWSAQGRQILFDATPGKDWLKTRLIKIDITKSSTETSDLGAGSCPVFSPDGKQIAFLLNSNKVTGAKAGIWLMDSDGTNRRRLGGYGVPKWSPDGRQLLITSFSSPARVTLLDVETGKQSLIQIANHKIFSIPNWAGDGQTIVALLSTKNGHGIALIDVSQPEQAKVKQILWRIGDRLDLKVAYPIFSPTTDRCVFVGKTKAGMALYSVQPGSFDPPQRLESDNLGLDKKIASLTFSPDGRYVLFCSDRNAQAAPKVPIKLNNKNQPDNISKIELPQEVLTLDFSASTQTVDIIRNRGKDAVEQK
- a CDS encoding HEAT repeat domain-containing protein, which translates into the protein MEAVNLSGDPDLSMLDQIPWTELSHAYGAAIDVPEQIRALVTADKDERGGLLWGFTSNLFHQGSVYSATVAAIPLFQQLLRYQSITEKPLILELLANFALGYPEDLDYVKLNEFVGHSKREYSHANDEYGRECYLGVAAGMPLYEALLDDENPRTIISSCYLMAFFPAHAFDRCPRLLTISTDESQPDTVRCSALIACSYLNGGSVAEQYFDLLSDLLKNGSVELNTPVPLLIATAAYCALRKYERPKDESQRALAMQVAEQALQNDILLSDDGVYPKPAQFDADDLVGYSQQLYHPDEAFPWGDLLLRLEKVSRKKSAALKARRQREMSLRKRKRLDPSIYNVQPNAFDRDNVLAAVRRLHAWLDVKRDKLPQDVLDEFEPFKPYLDLVWDEVLKLLDSDDRFVSTAAQSLVQHATPLSDMIINSLIDRLHNGDTGLANVLKECSLSEQQCGDMCDRLVSGRFESGFGKNQETYREIVCKQGTDEQLWKLFNHIPSADRTWARLALIGRGLLDEHDPRVYDIQATDCMSNNLGPSIGARFNFAKSNNYQEWFFSNYQDLEKERRWAVIEAMEQFGADLTLQEEVLRTTMASEEYPLLKAKLIRLMNGFHPVTREHLQYLLSLLNADASAVERSAIVTTLGNWLSRGLDDRLIPELLKLTSDESVSVRRIALSVVAFGNGPDTRHGDDKVAIEIGGATDVLRGALSDGDEQIRRLAIYHLFRRKALSPDDLTLVMSKEESDRVLSEALLAAALLPQTERFGLEEKSRDLPKKYTLTSSVLNWVNHRS